A window of Nasonia vitripennis strain AsymCx chromosome 3 unlocalized genomic scaffold, Nvit_psr_1.1 chr3_random0004, whole genome shotgun sequence contains these coding sequences:
- the LOC100117185 gene encoding UDP-galactose translocator isoform X2, giving the protein MNKKQNTQLLKYVSLVTLTLQNALVGLSMRYARTRSGDMFLYSTAVFMAEVVKLITCLFMVFLEEGSFSKFISALDNTVIKQPKDTLKVCVPSLVYVIQNNLLYVSASNLDAATYQVTYQLKILTTAFFAIVILKRTLKKIQWGALVILLLGVILVQLAQSGPKTVPSGIEQNHLLGFTAALTACFLSGFAGIYFEKILKGSEISVWMRNVQLSLLSLPIGFLTCHLNDGKVIRNQGFFFGYDGFVIYLVLLQACGGLIVAMVVKHADNILKGFATSLAIVISCVASIYLFNFQLTLQFTLGASLVICSIFMYSHQPKTAPSRHLISEKDSKDTCS; this is encoded by the exons ATGAATAAAAAGC AGAATACCCAGCTGCTCAAATATGTCAGCTTGGTTACGCTCACTCTACAAAATGCCCTGGTTGGCCTCAGCATGCGATATGCTCGAACAAGATCGGGGGACATGTTTTTGTACTCTACAG CTGTGTTTATGGCAGAGGTTGTAAAGCTGATTACTTGTTTATTCATGGTGTTTCTGGAAGAAGGTAGTTTTTCCAAGTTTATCAGTGCACTTGATAATACAGTTATCAAACAGCCTAAGGACACTCTGAAAGTCTGTGTGCCATCTTTAGTTTACGTCATTCAAAATAATCTGCTTTATGTATCTGCATCTAATTTAGATGCTGCCACATATCAG GTGACATATCAACTGAAGATCCTAACTACGGCATTTTTTGCGATTGTGATACTAAAAAGGACTCTGAAGAAAATTCAGTGGGGAGCTTTAGTTATACTACTTCTTGGAGTTATACTGGTGCAATTAGCTCAGAGTGGACCAAAAACAGTACCATCTGGTATCGAGCAGAACCATCTGCTGGGTTTCACGGCAGCTTTGACTGCTTGTTTTCTTTCTGGATTTGCTGGaatttattttgagaaaattctCAAAGGATCTGAAATATCTGTCTGGATGAGAAATGTACAATTGAGTCTTCTCTCCCTACCTATTGGATTTTTGACTTGTCATTTGAACGATGGCAAAGTGATACGGAATCAAGGATTCTTCTTTGGCTATGACGGGTTCGTGATATACCTAGTACTGCTGCAAGCATGCGGAGGATTAATAGTTGCGATGGTTGTGAAACACGCAGACAATATTCTTAAAGGATTCGCAACATCTCTTGCAATAGTGATCTCATGTGTAGCATCCATCTATTTATTCAATTTCCAACTGACATTACAATTCACTCTAGGTGCATCACTTGTCATTTGTTCCATTTTCATGTACAGTCATCAACCTAAGACCGCACCCAGTAGACATTTAATTTCCGAGAAG GATTCAAAGGACACGTGTAGTTAA
- the LOC100679785 gene encoding uncharacterized protein LOC100679785 isoform X2, which translates to MSQQCRSIIKKQRTSRKQHKSKRKMRVGTTKVMFKRKICKEPSPALVELRKALVMETLNSDTDTSSENEENAEPLQRPVYHQALLNFINDCDDKENIDLEDFQAKLKL; encoded by the exons ATGTCCCAGCAATG CCGATCAATAATCAAGAAGCAGAGAACATCTAGGAAACAGCACAAATCGAAGCGCAAGATGCGTGTCGGAACGACTAAGGTCATGTTCAAGAGGAAGATCTGCAAGGAGCCGTCTCCGGCGTTGGTGGAATTGAGAAAGGCTCTTGTGATGGAAACTCTGAATTCGGATACAGATACTAGTTCGGAAAACGAGGAGAATGCAGAACCACTGCAGAGGCCTGTATACCATCAGGCCCTCCTCAACTTTATTAACGATTGCGATGACAAAGAAAATATCGATCTCGAAGATTTTCAAGCTAAGTTGAAACTTTGA
- the LOC100117185 gene encoding UDP-galactose translocator isoform X1 → MNKKQNTQLLKYVSLVTLTLQNALVGLSMRYARTRSGDMFLYSTAVFMAEVVKLITCLFMVFLEEGSFSKFISALDNTVIKQPKDTLKVCVPSLVYVIQNNLLYVSASNLDAATYQVTYQLKILTTAFFAIVILKRTLKKIQWGALVILLLGVILVQLAQSGPKTVPSGIEQNHLLGFTAALTACFLSGFAGIYFEKILKGSEISVWMRNVQLSLLSLPIGFLTCHLNDGKVIRNQGFFFGYDGFVIYLVLLQACGGLIVAMVVKHADNILKGFATSLAIVISCVASIYLFNFQLTLQFTLGASLVICSIFMYSHQPKTAPSRHLISEKRPHNLSLKKKSHHSAIPEFKFAQSLREN, encoded by the exons ATGAATAAAAAGC AGAATACCCAGCTGCTCAAATATGTCAGCTTGGTTACGCTCACTCTACAAAATGCCCTGGTTGGCCTCAGCATGCGATATGCTCGAACAAGATCGGGGGACATGTTTTTGTACTCTACAG CTGTGTTTATGGCAGAGGTTGTAAAGCTGATTACTTGTTTATTCATGGTGTTTCTGGAAGAAGGTAGTTTTTCCAAGTTTATCAGTGCACTTGATAATACAGTTATCAAACAGCCTAAGGACACTCTGAAAGTCTGTGTGCCATCTTTAGTTTACGTCATTCAAAATAATCTGCTTTATGTATCTGCATCTAATTTAGATGCTGCCACATATCAG GTGACATATCAACTGAAGATCCTAACTACGGCATTTTTTGCGATTGTGATACTAAAAAGGACTCTGAAGAAAATTCAGTGGGGAGCTTTAGTTATACTACTTCTTGGAGTTATACTGGTGCAATTAGCTCAGAGTGGACCAAAAACAGTACCATCTGGTATCGAGCAGAACCATCTGCTGGGTTTCACGGCAGCTTTGACTGCTTGTTTTCTTTCTGGATTTGCTGGaatttattttgagaaaattctCAAAGGATCTGAAATATCTGTCTGGATGAGAAATGTACAATTGAGTCTTCTCTCCCTACCTATTGGATTTTTGACTTGTCATTTGAACGATGGCAAAGTGATACGGAATCAAGGATTCTTCTTTGGCTATGACGGGTTCGTGATATACCTAGTACTGCTGCAAGCATGCGGAGGATTAATAGTTGCGATGGTTGTGAAACACGCAGACAATATTCTTAAAGGATTCGCAACATCTCTTGCAATAGTGATCTCATGTGTAGCATCCATCTATTTATTCAATTTCCAACTGACATTACAATTCACTCTAGGTGCATCACTTGTCATTTGTTCCATTTTCATGTACAGTCATCAACCTAAGACCGCACCCAGTAGACATTTAATTTCCGAGAAG AGGCCACATAACttgtctttaaaaaaaaaatctcatcACAGCGCCATTCCAGAATTCAAATTCGCTCAGTCGCTGCGCGAAAACTAG
- the LOC100115508 gene encoding transaldolase isoform X1, with the protein MSEPQCKRTKMTSTLDQLKAMTTVVADTGDFEAMEQFKPTDATTNPSLILAAANQKKYAHLIDKAVHFGKKTGSTLKEQVETALDYTCVLFGQEILKIVPGRVSTEVDARLSFDKEASIQKARKLIAIYEEAGISKERVLIKLASTWEGIQAAKELEEKYGIHCNLTLLFSFAQAVACAEAGVTLISPFVGRILDWYVANTDKKTYEGKEDPGVISVTKIYNYYKKFGYNTVVMGASFRNVGAYALIIKRCIMSINFCRVLRFEFFTPTDEIKALAGCDFLTISPKLLEELGKSTEPLAKVLTFESAQKSDLQKISLDEAAFRWHLNENQMATDKLSDGIRKFAVDMRKLEKLLQEKIQA; encoded by the exons ATGAGCGAGCCTCAGTGTAAGAGAACCAAGATGACGAGCACGTTGGACCAACTGAAGGCGATGACGACCGTAGTCGCCGATACCGGCGACTTCGAGG CTATGGAGCAGTTCAAGCCAACGGACGCCACGACCAATCCCTCCCTGATCTTGGCCGCGGCGAATCAAAAGAAGTACGCTCACCTCATCGACAAGGCGGTGCACTTCGGCAAAAAGACCGGATC GACCCTCAAAGAACAAGTCGAGACGGCGCTGGACTACACCTGCGTCCTTTTCGGCCAGGAGATCCTCAAGATCGTTCCAGGTCGCGTCTCGACGGAAGTCGATGCCCGTCTTTCTTTCGACAAAGAGGCTAGTATTCAAAAGGCCAGGAAACTTATCGCCATCTACGAGGAAGCCGGTATCAGCAAAGAACGCGTTCTCATCAAGCTCGCTTCCACTTGGGAAGGCATTCAGGCTGCCAA AGAACTCGAGGAGAAGTACGGAATCCACTGTAACTTGACGCTTCTCTTCTCGTTCGCCCAGGCTGTCGCTTGCGCCGAAGCTGGAGTTACTCTTATTTCTCCGTTTGTTGGCAGAATTCTCGACTG GTATGTCGCTAATACCGACAAAAAGACTTACGAAGGAAAGGAGGATCCAGGTGTCATTTCGGTTACTAAAATATACAACTACTACAAGAAGTTTGGTTACAACACCGTCGTCATGGGAGCTTCCTTCAGGAATGTTGGTGCGTATGCCCTAATAATTAAGCGATGTATAATGTCGATTAATTTCTGTCGGGTATtaagatttgaattttttactcCTACAGATGAAATCAAGGCCCTCGCCGGTTGCGACTTCCTGACCATCAGCCCGAAGCTCCTGGAAGAGCTGGGAAAGAGCACCGAACCACTTGCCAAAGTCCTCACGTTCGAATCAGCGCAGAAGTCTGACCTGCAGAAGATCAGTCTCGATGAGGCTGCCTTCAGATGGCACCTTAACGAAAATCAAATGGCCACGGACAAACTCAGCGACGGCATTCGCAAATTTGCCGTCGATATGCGCAAGCTTGAGAAACTCTTGCAAGAAAAGATTCAAGCTTAA
- the LOC100679748 gene encoding uncharacterized protein LOC100679748 encodes MIDDRDGASTNTSGGLRRKRRGEVRCGGARANAASVPQLQSGPRPPTRCLYSRATMKNQEDSSDLSVEIIAEFQVANNNASLPAEPKNEAEDAAKPAALKEDITLYLSTITAIGSIFIALRLFIIRLQNFPNYVKFARKMSSRKHGTASTDPALSSFRPNCHQAELRTGKIRRINVNKCPMKKKRRKLKLHMFKCEHLAKLLLLEAYASTTQREEEEIFQTITVQEGLGIGRLMLKMMNHDEQAAVEELGRKTVDFMKHIIVEIENHYVRNGFKL; translated from the coding sequence ATGATCGACGATAGAGATGGCGCTTCGACGAATACGTCAGGGGGTCTGCGGAGGAAGAGGAGAGGGGAGGTTCGTTGCGGGGGTGCGCGAGCTAACGCAGCCTCAGTTCCGCAGCTTCAGTCAGGTCCCCGCCCGCCAACAAGGTGCTTGTATAGCCGTGCgacaatgaaaaaccaagaagACTCGTCCGATTTGAGCGTCGAAATTATAGCAGAGTTTCAAGTCGCGAACAATAACGCATCATTGCCAGCAGAACCGAAAAACGAGGCAGAAGACGCGGCAAAACCGGCTGCATTGAAGGAAGATATCACCCTGTATCTCAGCACGATCACGGCCATCGGCAGCATTTTCATCGCCTTGAGGCTTTTCATCATAAGACTTCAGAACTTTCCAAATTACGTCAAGTTCGCGCGCAAGATGAGCAGTCGCAAACACGGCACTGCTTCCACTGACCCGGCGCTATCCTCATTCAGACCCAACTGTCATCAGGCCGAGCTGCGAACCGGCAAAATACGACGAATCAACGTCAACAAGTGCCccatgaagaagaagaggagaaagCTGAAGCTTCACATGTTCAAGTGCGAGCATCTGGCCAAACTGTTGCTGCTCGAAGCCTACGCCTCAACAACGCAaagagaggaggaagaaatTTTCCAAACGATCACGGTGCAGGAGGGACTCGGTATCGGCCGGTTGATGTTGAAGATGATGAATCACGACGAACAGGCCGCCGTTGAAGAACTCGGCCGGAAAACCGTCGACTTTATGAAGCACATCATCGTCGAGATTGAAAATCATTATGTTCGAAATGGTTTTAAGCTCTAG
- the LOC100679785 gene encoding uncharacterized protein LOC100679785 isoform X1, with translation MDATSLTKSVAVNQNNSMIHGLSVLSIVEDNMNTMLMRSMLGRLKLARTDNNDPDENQEPLCPSNGSTSFNTSPILTIQNVNHELTTGTDSHSRSIIKKQRTSRKQHKSKRKMRVGTTKVMFKRKICKEPSPALVELRKALVMETLNSDTDTSSENEENAEPLQRPVYHQALLNFINDCDDKENIDLEDFQAKLKL, from the coding sequence ATGGACGCTACATCATTAACAAAGTCAGTTGCAGTGAACCAAAACAACTCCATGATTCACGGCTTGTCCGTACTAAGCATCGTCGAGGATAATATGAACACGATGCTCATGCGATCGATGCTCGGGAGGCTTAAACTCGCAAGAACCGACAACAATGACCCCGACGAAAATCAGGAGCCATTATGTCCCAGCAATGGTAGCACCAGTTTTAATACCAGTCCCATACTTACCATACAAAACGTTAATCACGAGTTGACAACCGGTACCGATTCTCACAGCCGATCAATAATCAAGAAGCAGAGAACATCTAGGAAACAGCACAAATCGAAGCGCAAGATGCGTGTCGGAACGACTAAGGTCATGTTCAAGAGGAAGATCTGCAAGGAGCCGTCTCCGGCGTTGGTGGAATTGAGAAAGGCTCTTGTGATGGAAACTCTGAATTCGGATACAGATACTAGTTCGGAAAACGAGGAGAATGCAGAACCACTGCAGAGGCCTGTATACCATCAGGCCCTCCTCAACTTTATTAACGATTGCGATGACAAAGAAAATATCGATCTCGAAGATTTTCAAGCTAAGTTGAAACTTTGA
- the LOC100115508 gene encoding transaldolase isoform X3: MEQFKPTDATTNPSLILAAANQKKYAHLIDKAVHFGKKTGSTLKEQVETALDYTCVLFGQEILKIVPGRVSTEVDARLSFDKEASIQKARKLIAIYEEAGISKERVLIKLASTWEGIQAAKELEEKYGIHCNLTLLFSFAQAVACAEAGVTLISPFVGRILDWYVANTDKKTYEGKEDPGVISVTKIYNYYKKFGYNTVVMGASFRNVDEIKALAGCDFLTISPKLLEELGKSTEPLAKVLTFESAQKSDLQKISLDEAAFRWHLNENQMATDKLSDGIRKFAVDMRKLEKLLQEKIQA, from the exons ATGGAGCAGTTCAAGCCAACGGACGCCACGACCAATCCCTCCCTGATCTTGGCCGCGGCGAATCAAAAGAAGTACGCTCACCTCATCGACAAGGCGGTGCACTTCGGCAAAAAGACCGGATC GACCCTCAAAGAACAAGTCGAGACGGCGCTGGACTACACCTGCGTCCTTTTCGGCCAGGAGATCCTCAAGATCGTTCCAGGTCGCGTCTCGACGGAAGTCGATGCCCGTCTTTCTTTCGACAAAGAGGCTAGTATTCAAAAGGCCAGGAAACTTATCGCCATCTACGAGGAAGCCGGTATCAGCAAAGAACGCGTTCTCATCAAGCTCGCTTCCACTTGGGAAGGCATTCAGGCTGCCAA AGAACTCGAGGAGAAGTACGGAATCCACTGTAACTTGACGCTTCTCTTCTCGTTCGCCCAGGCTGTCGCTTGCGCCGAAGCTGGAGTTACTCTTATTTCTCCGTTTGTTGGCAGAATTCTCGACTG GTATGTCGCTAATACCGACAAAAAGACTTACGAAGGAAAGGAGGATCCAGGTGTCATTTCGGTTACTAAAATATACAACTACTACAAGAAGTTTGGTTACAACACCGTCGTCATGGGAGCTTCCTTCAGGAATGTTG ATGAAATCAAGGCCCTCGCCGGTTGCGACTTCCTGACCATCAGCCCGAAGCTCCTGGAAGAGCTGGGAAAGAGCACCGAACCACTTGCCAAAGTCCTCACGTTCGAATCAGCGCAGAAGTCTGACCTGCAGAAGATCAGTCTCGATGAGGCTGCCTTCAGATGGCACCTTAACGAAAATCAAATGGCCACGGACAAACTCAGCGACGGCATTCGCAAATTTGCCGTCGATATGCGCAAGCTTGAGAAACTCTTGCAAGAAAAGATTCAAGCTTAA
- the LOC100115508 gene encoding transaldolase isoform X2, translating into MSEPQCKRTKMTSTLDQLKAMTTVVADTGDFEAMEQFKPTDATTNPSLILAAANQKKYAHLIDKAVHFGKKTGSTLKEQVETALDYTCVLFGQEILKIVPGRVSTEVDARLSFDKEASIQKARKLIAIYEEAGISKERVLIKLASTWEGIQAAKELEEKYGIHCNLTLLFSFAQAVACAEAGVTLISPFVGRILDWYVANTDKKTYEGKEDPGVISVTKIYNYYKKFGYNTVVMGASFRNVDEIKALAGCDFLTISPKLLEELGKSTEPLAKVLTFESAQKSDLQKISLDEAAFRWHLNENQMATDKLSDGIRKFAVDMRKLEKLLQEKIQA; encoded by the exons ATGAGCGAGCCTCAGTGTAAGAGAACCAAGATGACGAGCACGTTGGACCAACTGAAGGCGATGACGACCGTAGTCGCCGATACCGGCGACTTCGAGG CTATGGAGCAGTTCAAGCCAACGGACGCCACGACCAATCCCTCCCTGATCTTGGCCGCGGCGAATCAAAAGAAGTACGCTCACCTCATCGACAAGGCGGTGCACTTCGGCAAAAAGACCGGATC GACCCTCAAAGAACAAGTCGAGACGGCGCTGGACTACACCTGCGTCCTTTTCGGCCAGGAGATCCTCAAGATCGTTCCAGGTCGCGTCTCGACGGAAGTCGATGCCCGTCTTTCTTTCGACAAAGAGGCTAGTATTCAAAAGGCCAGGAAACTTATCGCCATCTACGAGGAAGCCGGTATCAGCAAAGAACGCGTTCTCATCAAGCTCGCTTCCACTTGGGAAGGCATTCAGGCTGCCAA AGAACTCGAGGAGAAGTACGGAATCCACTGTAACTTGACGCTTCTCTTCTCGTTCGCCCAGGCTGTCGCTTGCGCCGAAGCTGGAGTTACTCTTATTTCTCCGTTTGTTGGCAGAATTCTCGACTG GTATGTCGCTAATACCGACAAAAAGACTTACGAAGGAAAGGAGGATCCAGGTGTCATTTCGGTTACTAAAATATACAACTACTACAAGAAGTTTGGTTACAACACCGTCGTCATGGGAGCTTCCTTCAGGAATGTTG ATGAAATCAAGGCCCTCGCCGGTTGCGACTTCCTGACCATCAGCCCGAAGCTCCTGGAAGAGCTGGGAAAGAGCACCGAACCACTTGCCAAAGTCCTCACGTTCGAATCAGCGCAGAAGTCTGACCTGCAGAAGATCAGTCTCGATGAGGCTGCCTTCAGATGGCACCTTAACGAAAATCAAATGGCCACGGACAAACTCAGCGACGGCATTCGCAAATTTGCCGTCGATATGCGCAAGCTTGAGAAACTCTTGCAAGAAAAGATTCAAGCTTAA